TTTTAAGAATTCTCTAGaatcgaatatttcattttcaggaCACGTTATTACAACGAAAGCATCGATCTGTAAATACACAACGTAAACACACATTTTCGGAGTATCGgtaatagttttaattaacatttacgCTATTAATATCCGACATACCTCTGGAAAATTAGCAAGTTTCGTTGGATTGATTTTACCAACGCTTAAAATATaagatttcttatttttttgtttaagaatACTTTTAAccaatgttaatattttaaggtAATCTTTAATGCCTAATGTAGCTACAACAATACCAACAACTTTAgcatctttcaatttttctattaagaatcttcttctttttagcCATGGTGTATTTAAAGCTTCGTATtcaatgatattattattatcaaaataataccACCTTTTTGCAGATATCGTTATTGCTAATATAGAGAATGTTTTTCCATTGCTTCCAAGGAAAAATGCTTCATAATCTTCTACTTTATACTCTTTTTCTAACTTGAAACTTCTACCTAAGATTACTATAGATGAATTATCTCTTGTATCTGTGAATTGTACATTCGAGGTGCAATTCAGAGAGGAAaagatcaaatttttgtagatGGGACTTAATATTTCGTGTATACTttctggaattaaaaaatgttttcaataacaattgataaattaaagcaagaatcacaatattttttgtaacagAATTCGAGTACTTACCAATTTTATGCGCGTAAGCGACatcgtaaaaaaataaaattcttttagaattatcttcgaaattagatttaaatttGTCGACAACTTCTTTTATGTCTACTTCATTTTTTGGTAAAACATGGTAGACAGGTAATCGAGCAGTTGGATTTAAACAAGCATGACcaaaatgtattatactatCTGCGTTAATATGTTGAGCTGCTATTTCATCTACGCAACAACTACCACAAGTAGTATCGCCCAGAATGTACACCTTCTTACCGATATGATTCTCCAAGCGTAACGCTACTTCTACAGAATCGGTTAAAAGGTTATCGGGAAATTGTAGACACACCTGAAAGTATTCGATACCTCAAGTTAACCTTTTTTCGTATACTTATAACTATGCGTTTATTCACAGtggaatataatatattatttgtatgacTTATGTGTCACATATTGATGAATGAAACTTTGATGACCAATACATATAACCTTTAtaatgtatcttttttttttctttatattactGAGGAAGTAgaatagaattgaaaattaaatattccattacaatttaattatacagttctaattgataaaatatcCATCACATAGATAAAGCATTCAAaccttatttaaattacacgcATCAATCCACTTGCCACATTTTTCCACATCGTAAGGGTCGTCTTCGATAGCATCGTTCATTTCGCGTTTGGTAATTTTTACAGACATTTCTGGAATCATCTGTTTCATGCACTATGCCTtaacattacaaaaattatttacaaacagGTACATTTGTACGTGTAACGAATACGTCAATGGATCGCACACACGTGCAATTACAAGTTTACTGAAAATCACGTAGGCGTCGCTAATATATATAGACCATGGTCACACACACATACATGCTTTTCGCATTATTACAATGTCccggaaaataatgttaaactcgaaatctttcatatttttggcAATTTTTACATACGAATAGTTTCTCTTAATATTCAATGaatcatttgaatattcatcttctttttttttacaagttaCGTCTAATTTCTATTCACGATTATTATTGACTTCACAAtatatgtaacatttttatttcaacttaccttgaaatacttgtttacaataatatttaaaaaaatcatagaaatggatttaatttgaataaatatgaaatatttaaatgtgaaTTTTGATACCTACGAATGTACTTGGATTTTTTTACATATcgaattattgttatttcatttccatttcttaaattttttaagtaattacaTGTTTTAAAAgcattaatcaaattaatttcaaaacagaTATCATTAGTGTACCTACAAGTGGAAAAAGTTAATCTGAAATGCGggtattaatttgtaattactaCTATAAACAtcaatacatacatatatatatatatatatatatatatatatatatatatatatttatattttcttatatttagagacacacacacacacacacacacacacacacacacacacacacacacacacacacacacacacacacacacacacacacacacaaaacatgcaattttatataaaggCAGATATTGTAAAAAAGCACATTCAagcatttgttaaaaattgccttaccgtataaatattaaattatacaacgGTTCGTGAAAATcataatttgaagaaaaaatgcaACTAATGATGTTTGATTATATTACAAATGCACACTATTACACCTGGAATataataaactatttaaattatgcGAAATACTCGACAATTTTATGTGCCTCTTTACAGTGTTAAAATACGGTATACCTGACAGGGTAAAAAAGTTTACTGAACATTCTCTCATAAGGCACCTAAATTTGTGATTAAAATGGAATATCAATATAATTCCACGATAACGTGGCAGGAGAGGAGTTGTTCATTACAAGATTTTTCATGATATCTAAAATCATGTAATTGatagtaataattacattttatcgcGTTAACCACTTGACTTCACTCTCGTCAGGCATTATGCGCTATCATGTAAAAGTTCTCAGTACtggaaatcaaatttcatgCTGCAAACTGAAATCTTAATATAGATaaggataaaaatattttcatacacgTACTCGTGAAATATCGGCAATTTATTAGGATCAAAAGAACTTTAGCATAtccaaattttaaaatctttGAAGAATTCATTAAGTCACGATTGCCGTCGAGAgtgtaattgaatattatgTACAAATGATTATTTCTTATTGTAATACATTACATAGTTTTTTGCTTGATTCTCTGTATATACGTCAGTCTTGGATTGCTTTTGCCAAAAACATTTCATTGCCTCTGTGTATAGAGAGCTATCATGAATTTATGTGGGAAAAGGATGCAAAAATACAGCCACATAactaaatttttcttgcaaaaGCACTGTTGGTGATGAACAATTATTCTTGTAATTCACGAGACATTTAGAAAACGATTAACTCAGACCACAGTTCTGTATGTGTAATTTTACCGTTTAAAAAACctgcatttattatttgacaTGTTATCATCGAGTGAATCAAAGTTACGAGTCAGGTGTACATACAAGATATATTAGTCATCAactatgtaaaaaataaaaaggcaCATATAGAAAGATCTGCTTTCTAAGTCTTACTCACCGGTTATCTATCGTTTGCTTAAAATGTTACCAATGTGGGATTACCCTTTTTCCACGCATGTGCTCTCTACACATGTACTCAACATTTACCCAGATCTATTGTGATTTTATGTAACGAcaaaaaagttgtaaaatacTATATctacttgaaaaatgtttgcctgtttgattttgcattttaacatttaagactgcatatacattaaatagaaatgaattcaaattaatatagagGTTTTGTGTTCCCTTTTCACCTTATATATCATTTGCCTTCTATGTTTTTCATTGTCTTCCATTTCAGTCTCTTAAACCACTACTTTCTCTTTATACCATACATCCTCATCGTTTGAGACGATGGTATCGTTGACAATAATAg
The sequence above is drawn from the Hylaeus volcanicus isolate JK05 chromosome 2, UHH_iyHylVolc1.0_haploid, whole genome shotgun sequence genome and encodes:
- the LOC128872128 gene encoding 2-(3-amino-3-carboxypropyl)histidine synthase subunit 2, whose protein sequence is MKQMIPEMSVKITKREMNDAIEDDPYDVEKCGKWIDACNLNKVCLQFPDNLLTDSVEVALRLENHIGKKVYILGDTTCGSCCVDEIAAQHINADSIIHFGHACLNPTARLPVYHVLPKNEVDIKEVVDKFKSNFEDNSKRILFFYDVAYAHKIESIHEILSPIYKNLIFSSLNCTSNVQFTDTRDNSSIVILGRSFKLEKEYKVEDYEAFFLGSNGKTFSILAITISAKRWYYFDNNNIIEYEALNTPWLKRRRFLIEKLKDAKVVGIVVATLGIKDYLKILTLVKSILKQKNKKSYILSVGKINPTKLANFPEIDAFVVITCPENEIFDSREFLKPILMPYEVELAFNSSRELYGEYCMDFRQILPGGMNYVEFKASTNSDVSLITGELRNCDDNAPCTDTMDALAIKNSTGVVAIGKAGAEFLHNRSWKGVEQRLGKDAVHSAEIGRHGIPNCYENECVSVEKN